Proteins from a genomic interval of Chanodichthys erythropterus isolate Z2021 chromosome 8, ASM2448905v1, whole genome shotgun sequence:
- the LOC137024014 gene encoding uncharacterized protein: protein MSQTENPTAQDVDAWLSGITNCLMPKTIELLLFLIIIIILRRFPTHDSSQNQDHTELSKITNSLSIAFTAQLKLSDKHITHLQEELTRAQSRIDKLEVKVQDDFKRQTTEFLRELMHIQRCTDQHKVKAQDKLAEQETKEQVDKLQEALAVAERDKQELKTVQSHLVNQLQNANSDIKDKNFKINALEDHLKWYSTEMDHLNQQLDDANGKLYMVRNELKHVHTQKPESRREGPPSASPLLSTTESPIQELPCNGRSEWPQPTTSPAFTTGLFPVNQRELIHADPKVAHEMTLKDLDKLAKNITQFNPNSMENHNIQTYLRDIDFYLEVRPNVTDGDRLYLLRSTSSPEVRSFLDRQPVHVKHNYQLLRESLIKEFTGPESEHGLLVALETKQGRQETPQAYYNRFRQAYLGAHHEPELEEDVNFKTLFLRNLHPGLSHHLGVMACPSTMSIQQLRDLTHKAYIKQKMNSKKGLKTVTISNSGSQDPSRALQDGQWHDNATACHKGHGERDPHATDSSHTDSWKMPWDQPHFSRNPPERNIWDPNWTAKVHQPTHSNASTVGKRRRNPPLHHSVKHSTENKNAQEQDSSTSEDMEQLMRQITAFFANNINSDDHEDESPLL from the coding sequence ctgttattatttttaataataatcataattctgAGAAGATTCCCGACACATGATTCAAGCCAGAACCAAGACCACACTGAACTAAGCAAGATAACCAATTCTCTAAGCATTGCCTTCACAGCCCAGCTGAAACTAAGCGACAAGCACATCACCCACCTGCAGGAGGAGCTGACACGTGCCCAGAGCCGCATAGACAAGCTGGAAGTGAAAGTCCAGGACGACTTCAAGCGTCAGACCACTGAGTTCCTGAGAGAGCTGATGCACATCCAACGCTGCACAGACCAGCACAAGGTGAAAGCTCAAGACAAACTTGCAGAGCAAGAAACAAAGGAACAAGTTGACAAGCTCCAAGAAGCCCTTGCAGTTGCGGAACGTGACAAGCAAGAATTAAAGACTGTCCAAAGTCACCTGGTAAACCAACTACAAAAtgccaattctgacattaaagataagaactttaaaatcaatgctctggaagaccatttgaaatggtacagcactgaaatggaccatctaaaccaacaaTTAGACGATGCCAACGGCAAGCTCTACATGGTCAGAAATGAACTTAAGCATGTTCACACACAGAAACCAGAGTCAAGAAGGGAGGGGCCTCCCTCAGCATCACCACTGCTGAGCACAACAGAGTCCCCCATCCAAGAACTGCCATGCAACGGAAGAAGTGAATGGCCACAACCCACAACATCACCGGCCTTCACTACAGGATTGTTCCCTGTCAACCAAAGAGAGCTCATCCATGCAGACCCCAAAGTTGCGCACGAGATGACCCTTAAAGACCTTGACAAGCTGGCTAAGAACATCACACAGTTCAACCCGAACTCCATGGAGAACCACAACATCCAGACTTATCTCCGAGATATTGACTTCTACCTAGAGGTGAGACCCAATGTGACTGACGGAGACAGGTTGTATCTCCTCAGGTCCACATCCAGCCCCGAGGTACGAAGCTTTTTAGATCGACAACCTGTTCACGTTAAGCACAACTACCAGCTATTACGTGAGTCACTGATcaaagaatttacaggcccagaGTCTGAACATGGACTGCTAGTCGCCTTGGAAACCAAACAAGGTCGACAAGAGACTCCCCAAGCTTACTACAACCGTTTCCGACAAGCCTACTTAGGTGCACATCACGAACCTGAACTTGAAGAGGATGTGAACTTCAAAACCCTCTTCCTGAGAAACCTGCACCCTGGACTAAGTCACCATCTTGGCGTCATGGCCTGCCCAAGCACAATGTCAATCCAACAGCTACGTGACTTGACACACAAGGCCTACATCAAACAGAAGATGAACTCAAAGAAAGGTTTGAAAACAGTCACAATTTCAAACTCCGGCAGCCAAGACCCAAGCCGTGCACTGCAAGACGGCCAGTGGCATGACAATGCCACAGCCTGTCATAAAGGACACGGAGAACGTGACCCCCATGCCACTGACAGCTCCCACACCGACAGCTGGAAAATGCCATGGGACCAGCCACACTTCTCAAGAAACCCACCAGAAAGAAACATCTGGGATCCAAACTGGACAGCTAAAGTCCACCAaccaacacattcaaatgcatccACTGTGGGTAAGCGACGGCGGAACCCACCTCTGCATCACTCAGTTAAACACAGCACTGAGAACAAGAACGCCCAAGAACAAGACAGTTCCACCTCAGAAGACATGGAACAACTGATGAGGCAAATTACAGCGTTCTTTgcaaacaacataaacagcgaCGATCACGAGGATGAGTCACCCTTGTTATGA